AAGCCAGGACTCAGGGTGGCTCAGGGTGTCGTCCCCTTCCTGGGCTCAATCCTCTATTACCTGCAGCTGCTGGACACTGAGATGGAGGATTATCTGAAGGAGTGTGAGCACGGAGGGGGAACAGGGAACAGGATCCGGAGGTTTGGGAGGCGAGAGCCCTGCACTGGGCCCTGAGCTCTCAGCACTTGGCAAAGCTCCTCTCCTGAGAACCTCCTGGCCGCCCCTGGAGCTGGGGCCTCAGGCACATCTTAGCAATGTGAGACCCAAGGCTCTGCATAAGCCCCCCTCCAGgctccctgggctgggggagctcagagctgcctgactaCAGAGCTGCAGGAGGTGGTGTcagagctggactcagcctctccctcaggccccgcccctgggGGAGTGAAGTCAGCCCCTGCAAGTCAGGAAGCACATCCGTGGTCCAGCTGTCCCTTCCTTtctgaggcctcagtctccctgtCTGTCATCAGAGAGGTTGGAGCTACAGAGTCTCTGGCCTCAGTGCCCCTGTCCTGCCTGcgctggagcccagagcctggcccaggttCAGGCTCTATTGTGGCAGTGTCTGCCCTCTGCCAGGCCCTGGCAGTCCTGCAACCTGGgaaggggtgggctgggggctaGTCATGGGccaagggggctgtttctgatggacaTTGGCTCTCTGCCTTCGAGGGAAATATGGTGAACTTCCAGAAATGGAGTGAGGTGAGCAGCCGTGCCCTCGatgtggggagggtggggctgtggaaATCACAGATGTCCCCTGCAAGACTTTCTCTGGCCTCATCCCTTGGGTCTTATCTTTATTGGGAGAGTTAGATACAGGCAGCTGGGGATCCCATCACAttggtgggtgggaggaggggctgacaTCGAGGACACCTTCCTGGATGAGGAACTATTTCAACCCAACTGTGAGAACAGGCACATCCTGAatggagtgggagggaaggagggttcccaaTGAGCAAAGACCCCAGAGCAGCTCCTCACTACCCACAAGTTCCTGGCTGGGTTCCCCCCCCAGGCCCTGTCTGCATCCTGTCCTTCCTCCCAGAAATTCAAGGTCATTAAAAGGATCCAGCTGCTCCAAGAGGCTGCCAATGAATGCCACCTGCAGCCCGAGGAGCaatttggggcctggttccaggccatggagcccctccgtgaggatgagaggtgagggcTCAGGAGCTGGGTGAGTgcagggcagactctctctgAGGGCCAGCTCCGGACCATGTGCCCACGGCTCCCTGATCAGCCCCAGACCTTGTTGCTTGGTGAACCCTGGCGAACCAAgactccagctgctggcaggctcTGGGAGGGACACTTGAGATGTGGCTCCTGGTAGCTCACAGGtccactctgtcctgtagctacagcctgtcctgccagctggagcccccaAACCTGAAGGTGAGCAAAATGCGAGGCTTCTTCAGGACCAAGAAGAACCGGCCATCCTCAAGATTGGGGCTGAGTGAGTGTCGGGACTGCAGGGACTGAATCCAGGGGCTCACAAAGCTTTGGGCTCAGTCTGTGCCTGGATCCCAGCTCCCCTGCTGACCAGTCCTGTGACAGGCCACTCCCTTCTCCTTGCTGGGACTCAGTTGCCCCCTCTGGTACGGGTGATGCTTTACGGTACCTCAATGTCAGACGAATGGGGTGCTGTGGATGCACTGAGCACTCAGCACCGGGTTTGGAGCACAGAGtgcagtgggggcagggagctgggccaTGCTTCTCAGGGAGGGACCCCAAAATAGCCTGTTTCTTCTATTCAGCTGCCATGCCCTTGGCCAGGAGCCATCACACTCTGGATGCCACCACAAGCTCAGCCTCTTCAGGCGCAGGGACATGGCTGGGACCCTCGGGGTGCACCAGGCCAGCTCTTCCCACCCAGATGTGAAGGAGGACGTTGTAAGCTCTTTCCTGGTTTTGCCTAAATCCCAAAGGGGAGGGGACGATCCCCCTCCAGCTCCCTGACATCTCTACCCCAGTGTCTGTTTGCCTATTGGGGAGAGCAATATTATTTAATAGTAAGTGTCAGATTTGAATATTATActaaaatcctgtttctgttaCAGCCTGGGAGTTGTGGTGTGGTTCACCTCCTGTGCTCATCTCATATAAATGAGACACagaacctcagcttcctccttgAATTAAGAACTGGTGCACGGTCACAGCTCATTGTATGTGGGACAAGGGAGGaaggccagccccctccctggcaAGTTAAGGACCCCCCAAGTTGCCCTTCCTTAGAGGACAGGTTCGTTTCAGTGTGGTTCccctgggccaggagcagagacagcccctCAGATCCCCCTGGATTTAGAGGCTGGAGGGATTTTCCCAGCAGAGCAACCAGCACAGAAATGTGGGTCTTTCAGATGGcacttgccaggaccatgtccTGCCCCGGGACACTGGCTGACTTTCTACAGCTTTCGAAGAAGAAGGAATGTTTTCTGCTTCTCTCATGGAGCTTTCTTTTGATCAATTTTTGGAAAGTGTAGTTTTCTAATGAATCTCTGGAATTGCACTAACACTAAATGGGTAAAAAATGTAAACCGATAAATCTTTGCATGTGGAAAGGACAAGGCCAGAGGAAGACCATTTGCAGacggactaagggcaggcaggataTCCCTCTGCAGGCCGCCTCTAGGGGCTCCCTGTTCACCCTTTACCTGGATTGGACTCCTCCCGGGATCCTGGTCCATGACCTTGGAAGTCCTTTTCCTGCTTGTTTCCTATCCAGAGGGAAAGATTTGTGATGCAGCTTTTAAAGCTACAACAGGGCTTTGTTGCATAAGCGTCACTGCTCCCTGTGAACTAGATTTCCAGCATCCCTCACTTCCTTCTACAATTCTTTTTGGGCAGAAATTCCCTAAGGCCCCAGCCTCTCTGTCAGGTACATCGTGGCCATTCCTACCTAGCCAGGCCTGATGGATCAGCCGTGAGCTCTGGTTTGCCCAGGATAACGCACCTTAATCCTGGGCAGTGCATGACCCACACTCTCCCTTGCTGCCCAGGGTCCCATGTGGTTCTGAGGTTCATGCTCCCGGACAAACAATAGTTTACACGCTCAGTCCTGTTGTTACCAGCTTGACCTAAAGGGTCATCTGGGCTCAATCCTATAGAGCTTCTAGCCCCCAGGATGGCTGTGTTCTTTTCCCCAGTCTTGTGCTGTGGTGCTGTGGTTATGTGTTATGGGGATGTGAAACTTGCCTGTTGGGAGTTTTGAAAGATAAGGCATGAGAGGTGCCAGTATAGAGATGGGTCTAGCAGAGGAATGCCACCAAACTGATGAACATGGGCCTACACACACAACCTTACCAATTAAAATACTGAAACGCTTCCCATCTGGGCAGTGAATTGATACTGCTCTGAGCTCACCCTGAGAACCCGCCTCATGACCAGGAGCTACAGGGTTATCACCTGGCATTTTGAACGTCATCCCCTGAAACACTGTAAGACAAGGGCCACATGAATTCCTTGGTagttcttcctcctccttgctgaAGGCTGCAAGTGTCACCCTGGGAGGCCCTTTCAGTTCAGCCACAAGCCGAGTATAAATCCCGCTTccggcagcccaggcccttcccaacagggcacagccatccaggaaagaaagaattcacATATTGGTGTAGAcacattaacacacacacacatatcccacCCAAAGCCCAAGATGCATGAACTACAGAGATCAAAAGTGACTTCAGAAACAGATCAACCAATTGCAAACGAAGGGTTTCATTAAGATCCTGActcaaataaaatgtaaaaccaaGAAACAACCCGGAGAAAACTGGGAGACTTTGGAGGCTGACTAGATAGTTGATTATAGGAGTgacatttttacttttgtgtgtgaTAACTTTGTTGGGTTTGAGTCCCAAAAATCTCTCATCTGTAAGAGAAACTGATATATTTACACCTGAAATGATGTTCTCTCGGCATCTACAGCTGGCTAATTCCAGGCGGTGGGTGTAAAGATAAAGCCAGATGGTTTATGAGTTGACAATCTCTGATGCAAGTGACAGGTTCACAGAGGTTGATTTTCCCTACTCTGAGATTTGGagatttttgaaaactttcagaagacaattttcataaaaatagtaTAATCACTGTTCACATTacaatgttaaaaatgaaaacattgcaAATATGAAGGAATGCTTCTTCTTCCTGACCTGGGGAAGCTCTGTCTGTCTGGCTTCTGTGAATGACCTGATGATGCCACTGATTATTCATTTATCTCATGTTTATTGCATAATTACTATGTACTCTGTACTGCAAGCAAGGTGAATGCATTTCCACATCTCCAGATCTAGTGTGGGAATGAAGGCACTGAGCCAGCTGCCAAGATTCTCTAAGTGGAAAATAATGCCCCACGGGGCATGGTCATTGTTAAGATTCCAACATCAAAGCTAGACAAGTTTGCCATGGAACAAATCAGAGGTACTTAATTTATGATATAGAAATTACCTATGTCTGAATTAACATGTGACAAAGACTGaaggattttgttaaaattagATGCAAATTCATAATTTATGAAATCAGATTTAATATCACATTAAGAGATAAATCTCATTGAGTAGGTATTATCTGTTCATTGAGTGTAGAAAAAACAAATGTAAGTTCAAAACACTAATTCCTCAGCCTCAATTATCCTATTGATTTTAAtataaacaggaagaaaaatcatGGTAAATAAAAATCGAGGTTTCCCATGAAAGGTAAGGATCATGATGGATGTTACAAAGAGACGCTGTGGGGGTCAAGGCTGTCTCCTGGTGGATTTCTCACTGCACCACTCTCCTTTCCTTCAGCACCAATATCGCTTTCCTCACTGTGTTTTCAGGTGCCTTTCTTGGctccttgctctctctgcctccctggcaATCTCCTCTGTTCTCAAGCCAACAGTCAGTCTTTCCCATGCTTTTCTTCACTTGCAACATCTGTCTCCTAATATCTCCAGAAGTTGCCTGTTGCCTGCAGAGGGGCTGTGAGACACCCAGACCCGTTCCTGGACTCATCTCTGCCCAATACGGACACTGGTCAGGAGCGGGCTAGGGTTGGTGTGCAGATCCCTCAGTTCCAGCCATGGCCCAGGGGTTCACCTAGACCAGCTGGTGCAATTATCTTTAAGGTATCTGTGAATCGGAAGGACTTAAGAGTTCTCCCTCACTGCTGCCAGCCTGGAGGCCCTGCAGTCTCTCCTCTCCACAGACTCACCGGGGCTTCTCCAAGGTCTCCTCCCACTGACGGCCCCTGACCTCACGGCCAGGATGGGAAGTTATCCTAGTACCTGGCCTCCGGAATATGCAGCTGCTCAGCCTTCAGCGTGTACAGAGCTGCAGGTTTCTGCTTGGTTTTAGTTCATTGTTTCCACCATGAAATTGGGGCATATTTTTTGAactttccctttaaaaataaaatgtgaaatttgaACAAAATGGGGGATGAAGACTACCATCCATGGAGAATGTTCTCAGCTCATGTGGCTattccaccctccttccctccctggagAATGTGTCTCAAATGTGAATCACAATCATCTGGAGGGTTTTTAAAACTCAGATTGCTGGACCTCAACTCAAGTCAATCTGGGGTGGGAATGGAGAATGTTCATTTCTAAGATGTTCCCAGGTGCTGTTGATGCTGCTAGTATAGGTACCACATGTTGAGAATGGGATTCTGGGACATCATCAAGCCCATGTGAGACACggacagaaagctcaaggtcaTTATCCAATGTCAAATCCAGACAAACTTCCCTCCTCCATCTTGCTTCAGGATGTtactctctccccttctctgtcaTTGTCAACTACACACATTCTGGTACCAAGTAACCCACTATCATTGGGAAACAGTGATCCAAGGGCCCCGTAGCTACTTTTAGAGTGCCATCTCTAATGAGATCATGCACTGTTCCACTCTTAGATACCCTCCACAGCAAAATCCTGTCTTAACCCCACATTCTCCTCACAAATCAGGTACTCAAACACCACATTCCCACCACAAATCTCCAGTTCCTGTTTTTACATAAAGAACTCTACTGTAAATAACCAGCCTTCAAGAAATCACTTTACTCCAGTATGAACATCTTCACAaggctctctcctttctctcttcctattcCTTTCTTTCAATCTTGGGTTCTGTGGTCCATCATTTCAATCATCCACTGACCATGCTCCCAGATTCATCACTTCCATCACATTGGCCCTGTAAGCCTCTGACTTTGGATAATTTCAAATACCTGCCATGCCACGTTGACACCTGCACTGAGGATCACCACCGAAGAGAGAGCACACGAGGAGTCTGTGGATCCCAACAGAGAATCAAGAGCAACCAGTGGGCCTATGTGCGTTCTCTAACATGCCCTGAATGCTCtgttaatttctttccatttcttgagtTCCATAAAACTCTATTTCTTCCCGACCTACTTCATATTTCACAGATAAATTGTTAACAACCTAGACAAGAACTGTTTCACTCTCAGGTCATCAGATCTACAAATATTCCTCATCGGGAATTCATTTATCACAACTTTTCTGTTGTTATAAccaaataaatttctttctcagcTGAAACCATTCTGATTTTTAGCTCATCCTTCAATCTCAATGACCTTATGAGCTCCATATTTGAAGTACTTTCATTTACTTCCTTACTGTACAAATCTCTACCATCTACAAACCAATCCCTCATCCAGCATTCCTAATACTCCTCACCCGCCAtgttctccctctcctcctcttgccAGGGATTCATTGTGAAAAGTTCACATCCATCCCAATGCCTCTATTTCCACAGTGCCCACCCAATCCCATATCCACATTCTGTGGATGCTTCTTTGGCTATGCTTACAAACCCAATGTGGACTTTTCATTGTGTGTCTGACATGTCCTGCGGTAGCATGTGACATCCTGGACTTCAACTTCCTTTGAAAAGCCTGTTCATTCTTGGGATCCACCAGCACTACACTGTGCTGCTCTTGCCTGTCCAAACTTCCTGGCTTCTCTTTAGGACCAACCCACAATGACTGAGGCTTCCCAGAAGTCAGCCCTGCTGGGACATCTGTTCTCCCTCTGCACCCTCCTGCTGGGCAATCCCATCCATTTCCTGCTTCAAATATCACTAATGAGCCAAAAATATTCAAAGAGCCAGCACAGATCTGACTCTGACTCCTAGACTCAAATATCCACCTGCCCACTCACCACATTAGAGACATCAATGACTCAATTCACAGTGACTGGGTTCCAAGCTGAACAAACCACTTCCCCAAATAATTCACTTCTCTTCCAGTGTCCCCAAACTCACTTGTTTGTGCTAATATACTGTGTAACCCAGAGTGTCATTCTGGACACCCTTCCACCCCACACTCATAGCAATGGACCATCCATCCTCCCTCCTGAATCCACCTACATATTTTCCACTTTTGAATTTGAATTATTTCTAACCACTCTTCAAATCTCACACAAAATGTCATTTACCATAGTGAACTCCCCTAAATTACAAAactccattttttctctttgttgatattttttctattttacctatatggaaattatctatttctttcaatatttagtCCTTTCTCACTGAATTGACTACTCCACGAAGACAAGACTAATATGGATTTTCTGTTTCCCACAGCAGTGTTCACATATAGCTGTGCACACAAAAAGGCCTCAgctatattttatgtataatatatatatatttatatacatatgaaaTTCAAACACTAAAACTTTGcttcctgaaatattttaaatccaCCCACTTAACTACACTTACGCAAAGCTATCATCTTTTGAGTGGTATACTGCAATAAATTAGCAATTACAGCTTAAGACGTTTTTCCTGCTCTCCTATCATAAGTATTAATACCACAATTTTCATTCCCTGATATGTTCCAGTTTGGAGGAAAAACTATTTGGCCATCCTATTTATAGAGCATCTACTATGTACAAAGTTCTGGTATAAAACCTGTGGTTTTAGTTTATCCAGAAATAAACTAAACAGACTCAATGCCCATTTGACTGAGTCTtaatgagaggaaagagaaaataaacaaagcaaagagTTTATAACATGTCATGTAGAAATAACCCCCGTTACTAAGTCAGAGAGAGAGTTTGAGCCTGTGTGCATTTTCAAGTTTAGCTGGGTGCATGTGTACATGCTAGCACACATATGTTGCCAGGGTGGGATAAGTTGCTTCCTCCTGGCAGTGGGGAAGCCTCCTATACCTTGAGGAATTTCCTCTGGTGTACTTACTATGGACTTTGTTATCCATGTGTATTAGTCAAGGTGCTtaggagaaacagaaccaatagaataaatataaacatatagaaGTGGAggtttattataggaattgaTTCACAAAGTTATGggggctgagaagtcccacaatctgccatctgcaagctggagaaccagaaaAGCTACTGATATAACTCAGcccaagtccaaaggcctgagagcTAGGACCTCTGATGTGTAAgggcaggaaaagatggacattccagaggagagagcagattcacccttccttcatctttttgTTCCCTTCGAGCCCTCAATaggttggatgatgcccacccacattggggagggtgGGTCTCTTTACATAGTCTATGGAATCAAATGCTTATCTCTTTCTAGAAACATCCTCatggacacacccagaaataatgcttAACTGGCTATCTGGGCAtacttagcccagtcaagttgacatctAAAATTAACATCACATAGTGGCTTTATCCAGCCAAGACCAACAGAAATATAACACTGTGACctatgtcatttaaaatttcctaGAACACAAGTTAAAGGAAGTAAATACAAACAGATGAAACTgggttttataacatttttatttaacccaagaaatctaaatattatttcaaaaatgtacTCCCAATCTGTTGGAAGAACAAGATAGgttatatctttttcttctttctgagccTTGAAAGTATTTTACAATTACGGCATATCTCAACTTAAAAGTTAAATTGGCCTGTTATACTTGATTTGTATTGAAATTTCATAAGATTTATAGTTGTAAGAGAAGATTCACACAGAGTATTTTTTAGCCTCTTTTATGGAGTGACTGTTCTAGAATTTGACCCACTTTTTTAGttggttttctgtatttttgtttcattggACAGAATTACTTACAGAATTTGGCTTGATGTACTTTACCAGACGTAGGTAATGCCAATCTTGTCTCCCACTCACGTTTTCCACTGCCTCTGTGTCTGGTGAATTTTGATGAATACCTGCTCCTCATATATCTTAATATGAtccaatttataattttctcttatctgtttgttttttttttcccactgaggaagatttgccctgagtaaacatctgttaccaatcttcctctttttttgctcaaggaagatgagccctgagctaacatctgtaccaatcttctcctactttgtatgtgggttgctgccagaacatggctgatgagtggtgtaggtccatgactgGGATCTGAGTCCATGTACCTGGGCTCAAAGTGGactgcactgaacttaaccactacaccacgggtcTGACCCCTCTTTGACTTTTATTGTatcaaaaggaaaacattttctcctcattgtgaaaatgctctgctctctctcatttaaaaaattcaatctaTGTATTGTGTTTATGTTAGAACTAAAATTAAGATTTAAGTAATTAAGAAGGAATTGAATCCAGCAAAAGGCTGGTTTACTGATATGGAAGACAGTTCAAGAGCAAATTTCCCAACAAAACCACAGGGAGAAAAACATTGGAAAATTCAGCATAGAATTACAAGACACGTGTGATCAAAAGGGGAGTATAAAGAATGTGGGCAGGAAttgatatcagaaatgaaaatgcacaAGCCTGTTCCAAGATGGTGAAAGACATCAACCCACAGATTTAATTAATTCAACATTCTTTAAGCAGAGTGAATACACAGGAACTATTAAGGAGCTATAATGTAGTCCGGAAACCAAAGTTAATGTAAAGGATTTTAGAGACTATAGAGGCCAAATAAGCAAGGAAAAGGATAATTGGTGATTTCTAACCATAGATAAAATAAGATAGACATCACCAGAGCACCATTTTTAAAACGCTAAAATAAATCTCATGTCAAAacagaattctgtatccagcagCAACAGTGCACCAAATAATGATGTCTTAGGAAAACTTAGAGTGAAACTTTTCACTGTTAGCAGCCTTGAATTAGACAAAATACTAGAGTGAGTTACTAAGTCCAAAGGAAAATAATCCCAGATTGAGAACCAGGAATGCAGGaagcaataaaaggaaagtaaaggataatctataaataaatacacacgaATTTTGTTTTATGATGCAATTGTAGAAACCTCTCATGGAGATTAAAATACACGTAGAACTAAAATGCATGACAACAGTAATGCAAAAGTGAGGAAGgttcaaaataaaactgaaattgttTACGGTATTAGAATTGGTGGGAGGTGGTAAAAGTAACTATTTGTATTAATTATATTAAGGATCAATGATTTAACCATTAGTGCAATTAAACCAAGATTTCTATATGATTGCAATTAAGCAGTTTATAGAGGAAATAATGGAATAATAAATGGATTAAATCAAAGCCAGTGAAGTAAAGAGAGTAAAGGGACATTAATTATTTAGatcaaagggaaaggaaagactaAAATGCTTAGAATAATCTCAAATTTACTGGTAATTAGGTGAAATGTAAATGcacaaaatattaatttctttttaa
The Equus caballus isolate H_3958 breed thoroughbred chromosome 7, TB-T2T, whole genome shotgun sequence genome window above contains:
- the LOC106783448 gene encoding ral guanine nucleotide dissociation stimulator-like isoform X8, yielding MVNFQKWSEKFKVIKRIQLLQEAANECHLQPEEQFGAWFQAMEPLREDESYSLSCQLEPPNLKVSKMRGFFRTKKNRPSSRLGLTAMPLARSHHTLDATTSSASSGAGTWLGPSGCTRPALPTQM